The following coding sequences are from one Litoribacterium kuwaitense window:
- a CDS encoding carbohydrate ABC transporter permease — protein sequence MKSEKKWIPYAFLLPNMLIFAIFVGLPAIFGVVYAFTEWNGLSDPVFIGIENFVTIFTDDEFWSMLVRTMLYVIFVVPLTVMSALALAWLLTRGLKGSGFFRAVFFLPVMISFIVSGLIWNWILQTDTGLINFLLNTMNIGSVEWLSNSFFANLSVVMVTIWSRVGFFMLIFVAGLQSISPALYEAAEIDGAGPWKKFLKVTIPMLRPITLLVIILSFIEFFKTFALVVSLTGGGPINATTYYVQYTYDTAFELGNFGLGSALSLVLFVIMAIVTLVQWKVSNGGRV from the coding sequence ATGAAAAGCGAAAAGAAATGGATTCCTTATGCATTTTTACTGCCTAATATGCTGATTTTTGCTATCTTTGTTGGTCTGCCTGCAATTTTTGGAGTGGTCTATGCTTTTACTGAATGGAATGGGTTGTCTGATCCTGTTTTTATAGGTATCGAAAATTTTGTCACGATTTTTACCGATGATGAGTTTTGGTCCATGCTTGTACGAACGATGTTGTATGTTATTTTTGTTGTTCCTTTAACAGTCATGTCTGCCTTAGCGCTTGCCTGGTTATTAACACGTGGATTGAAAGGAAGCGGATTTTTTCGCGCCGTGTTTTTTCTTCCGGTCATGATATCTTTCATTGTGTCTGGTCTCATTTGGAATTGGATTTTACAAACGGATACCGGGCTCATTAATTTCCTTTTAAATACGATGAATATAGGGTCAGTTGAGTGGTTGTCTAATTCATTTTTTGCTAATCTTTCAGTCGTTATGGTCACCATTTGGAGTCGAGTTGGATTCTTTATGCTGATTTTTGTTGCTGGTTTGCAGAGTATTTCACCTGCGCTTTATGAAGCAGCTGAAATTGATGGTGCAGGTCCATGGAAGAAATTTCTTAAAGTAACAATCCCTATGCTACGACCAATTACCCTGCTCGTTATCATTTTAAGTTTTATTGAGTTTTTTAAGACGTTTGCCTTGGTCGTTTCATTAACAGGAGGAGGACCAATTAATGCAACAACATACTATGTTCAGTACACCTACGATACGGCTTTTGAGCTTGGAAACTTTGGTTTGGGAAGCGCTCTCTCATTAGTGTTGTTTGTGATCATGGCCATTGTGACCCTCGTTCAATGGAAGGTAAGTAATGGAGGGAGAGTGTGA
- a CDS encoding ABC transporter substrate-binding protein, whose translation MKTKLFVTSLFFALMLMLAGCSSSGGSEADGGAGEGNDDTGESQTEITYYSFSATPDNEDNLAKIVEAFEKEHPNIKVNTEFAAFDDYFVKLQTQIAGGNAPDVFELNYENFVQFASRGTLADLSDYIEQDDEFDPSQLNEEAFKAYQYDGKQYGMVESFSNVVTFYNKDLFDEAGVDYPTADWTWEDELEAAKQLTDAESNVWGTYAPVTMNEYFKVAAQNGGQLFDEEGNPTINTEENLEALTYMVEKVTEHGVSPSPAQMSGQKSEDLFMNGQLAILHTGVWMFGMFADAPFAWDIELEAGNTQKAHHFFANGLAVSESSEKKEAAYEFASFMSASEEVADIRVNASWELPAITDEAILQPYLEQTPPENREAVFEALDTLVLPPIVNNWSQISDVTDQEFEKALLGEKTPEEVLDTLESEFARIINE comes from the coding sequence ATGAAGACAAAGCTGTTTGTCACATCATTGTTTTTTGCGTTGATGCTGATGTTAGCTGGTTGTTCTTCCTCTGGGGGAAGCGAGGCTGACGGAGGTGCTGGAGAAGGGAACGACGACACGGGCGAAAGTCAGACAGAAATTACCTACTATAGCTTTTCGGCTACTCCCGATAATGAAGATAATTTAGCTAAAATTGTCGAAGCGTTTGAAAAAGAGCATCCGAATATTAAAGTCAATACGGAGTTTGCTGCCTTTGACGATTATTTCGTAAAGCTGCAAACACAAATTGCTGGTGGAAACGCACCTGATGTATTTGAGTTAAACTATGAAAACTTTGTTCAGTTTGCCTCAAGAGGAACTTTGGCTGATTTATCGGATTACATCGAGCAGGATGATGAGTTTGATCCTTCGCAGCTCAATGAGGAAGCATTTAAAGCGTACCAATATGACGGAAAACAATACGGCATGGTGGAAAGCTTTTCAAACGTTGTGACCTTCTACAATAAAGACTTATTTGACGAAGCGGGCGTTGACTATCCTACGGCTGATTGGACGTGGGAAGACGAATTAGAGGCGGCAAAACAGCTGACAGACGCGGAAAGTAACGTGTGGGGCACGTATGCACCAGTGACAATGAATGAGTATTTCAAGGTTGCCGCTCAAAATGGCGGTCAGCTCTTTGATGAAGAGGGTAACCCGACGATCAATACCGAAGAAAACCTGGAAGCATTAACGTATATGGTAGAAAAAGTGACAGAGCATGGCGTGTCACCATCACCTGCCCAAATGTCTGGTCAAAAGTCTGAGGACTTATTTATGAACGGTCAGCTTGCCATTTTGCATACAGGCGTGTGGATGTTCGGGATGTTTGCAGACGCTCCTTTTGCTTGGGATATTGAATTGGAGGCAGGGAACACGCAAAAAGCGCATCACTTCTTTGCGAATGGACTCGCCGTTTCTGAGAGTAGTGAAAAGAAGGAAGCTGCGTACGAATTTGCCTCCTTCATGAGTGCGAGTGAGGAAGTGGCTGATATTCGCGTTAACGCATCATGGGAGCTGCCGGCAATTACCGACGAAGCGATTTTACAACCGTATTTAGAGCAAACGCCACCAGAAAATCGTGAGGCGGTCTTTGAAGCTTTAGACACGCTCGTCTTGCCTCCGATAGTGAATAATTGGAGTCAAATCAGTGACGTCACAGATCAAGAATTTGAAAAAGCGTTACTCGGGGAGAAGACACCAGAAGAAGTGTTGGACACGTTAGAAAGCGAATTTGCGAGAATCATCAACGAGTAA
- a CDS encoding ROK family protein → MRLLRSGSKELIKEINRFKVLNLIRRQQPISRAEIAKRCDLGVSTLSYIMDDLKSRDLIYEVGEANSTGGRRAKLLRFNKNYGTTMSIKIEEEQIMIAITNMIGEILAIQYTPFQKKASPETVVDLIKRSVKQLLTEAGDDISDLLGIGILSSGLVSLTDGRIIRSSMLGWENVPVKDMLQDAFPKTQVFVDNNINGFTLAELENGEGKHSNHFLVVSIGAGIGLSVVIDRKIYYGAFGGAGEFGHTSIQVDGYPCHCGQNGCLEMYASEFYFENRGRELLPDYPNSTLTRFRFADVAKAAEEKDELAVTLMKGMGRYLGYGLRNLINIFNPEKIIIVGEGVKYRHLFQDEVSQTAHDNFFEKVNIKTDVVFSTLQDEVWFTGGGLLAINQIFQEPIYENEPNLDERR, encoded by the coding sequence ATGAGATTGTTACGAAGTGGCAGCAAAGAGTTAATTAAAGAGATCAATCGCTTTAAAGTACTTAATCTTATTCGTCGACAGCAGCCGATTAGCCGTGCTGAAATTGCGAAGCGGTGTGATCTAGGTGTGTCTACGCTTTCTTACATTATGGATGATTTAAAAAGTAGAGATTTGATTTATGAAGTAGGGGAAGCGAATTCTACGGGCGGTCGCAGGGCGAAGTTACTTAGATTTAATAAAAATTATGGAACGACAATGAGCATTAAGATTGAAGAAGAGCAAATTATGATAGCGATTACAAATATGATTGGCGAAATTTTAGCCATTCAGTATACGCCTTTTCAAAAAAAGGCATCTCCTGAGACCGTTGTTGATCTCATTAAACGTTCGGTCAAGCAGCTTCTTACAGAAGCAGGTGACGATATATCTGATCTTTTAGGTATTGGAATTCTTTCCTCAGGACTCGTCAGTCTGACCGATGGGAGGATCATCCGCTCCTCAATGTTAGGTTGGGAAAATGTCCCTGTTAAAGATATGCTTCAAGATGCTTTTCCGAAGACACAGGTGTTTGTTGATAACAATATCAACGGCTTTACGCTCGCAGAGTTAGAAAATGGCGAGGGCAAGCACAGTAATCACTTTCTCGTCGTTTCGATCGGTGCGGGCATAGGGCTGTCGGTCGTCATCGATCGCAAGATTTATTATGGCGCGTTCGGCGGGGCTGGAGAATTTGGCCATACGAGTATACAAGTGGATGGGTATCCATGCCATTGCGGGCAAAATGGCTGTTTAGAAATGTATGCGTCTGAGTTTTATTTTGAAAATCGAGGTCGTGAATTGTTACCTGACTATCCCAATTCAACATTAACGCGCTTCCGTTTTGCAGATGTGGCTAAAGCGGCAGAAGAAAAAGATGAGCTTGCGGTAACGCTGATGAAAGGGATGGGGAGATATCTCGGATATGGATTACGAAATTTAATCAATATTTTCAACCCTGAAAAAATTATTATTGTTGGGGAAGGCGTCAAATACCGTCATTTATTTCAAGATGAAGTGTCGCAGACGGCGCATGATAATTTCTTTGAAAAAGTCAACATTAAAACGGACGTTGTTTTTTCAACATTGCAAGATGAAGTCTGGTTTACAGGCGGCGGCTTACTGGCAATCAACCAAATTTTTCAAGAACCGATTTACGAAAATGAGCCAAACCTTGACGAGAGGCGGTGA
- a CDS encoding carbohydrate ABC transporter permease, which yields MANKTKNFVLYTILVIVGAFMLFPVLWVVSSSFKPSTELFSWPPTMIPNSLTFDHYISAFENANFGQYLFNTVVVTVVATIITLFINTMAGYALAKYRFKGSTLILVLFLSTLMIPLEALMIPMFIVLKNLGLYNTLWGIIIPPAATPTGVFLVRQYAMSLPDEMIEAAKIDGAGEWKIFVRLIIPLIKPILATLTIFSIMWRWQDYIWPLIAISDTRLYTLELALANFIGEYSVDWGPLLAMAVLTMVPLITVFLVFQRFFIQGIMMSGMKD from the coding sequence ATGGCTAACAAAACAAAAAACTTTGTTCTATACACAATTCTCGTCATTGTCGGCGCATTTATGTTATTTCCGGTGCTGTGGGTTGTCAGTTCGTCATTTAAGCCTTCAACAGAATTGTTTAGCTGGCCACCGACAATGATTCCAAATAGCTTAACGTTTGATCATTATATTAGTGCCTTTGAGAATGCCAATTTTGGGCAGTATTTATTCAACACAGTGGTCGTCACCGTTGTTGCAACGATCATTACACTTTTCATTAATACTATGGCTGGCTATGCCTTAGCCAAATATCGTTTTAAAGGAAGTACATTGATCCTTGTTCTTTTTCTATCGACCTTAATGATCCCCCTCGAAGCATTAATGATTCCGATGTTTATCGTGTTAAAAAATCTAGGGTTATATAACACGCTCTGGGGCATCATTATTCCTCCAGCAGCAACTCCTACAGGTGTATTTTTAGTAAGGCAGTATGCGATGTCTCTGCCGGACGAGATGATTGAAGCGGCAAAAATAGATGGTGCTGGTGAATGGAAGATATTTGTTCGCTTAATTATTCCATTGATTAAACCCATACTTGCAACATTAACAATTTTCTCAATTATGTGGCGTTGGCAAGATTATATTTGGCCTTTAATTGCGATTTCAGATACACGTTTGTATACATTAGAACTAGCTTTAGCAAATTTTATCGGAGAGTATTCGGTTGACTGGGGACCTTTACTAGCGATGGCAGTATTGACGATGGTCCCACTGATTACAGTTTTCTTAGTTTTCCAACGCTTTTTCATTCAAGGCATCATGATGTCTGGGATGAAAGACTAA
- a CDS encoding carbohydrate ABC transporter permease, producing the protein MSQGVILKKFIFYLLLVVGAFIMLVPFLWMVSTSLKTDGATMVFPPQFIPDPPTLENYQTVTEKFPMLRFLWNSVIVAVLTTLGQMTFSSMAAYAFARMHFKGRDQLFLLYLATMMVPAQVTMIPQFMLIREFNWLDSYMGLIIPTMFGVFGTFLMRQAMLSIPRELEEAAFMDGANHFKVFFHVCLPLIKPMLAALGIFTFMQSWNNFLWPLIVVSNEKLATLPLGLSLLEGRWSTDWGLMMSGVVISIVPILLVYLFAQKYFIQGMTMSGMKE; encoded by the coding sequence ATGAGTCAAGGCGTAATTTTGAAGAAATTCATCTTTTATCTGCTTTTAGTTGTGGGTGCTTTCATTATGCTCGTTCCATTTTTATGGATGGTGTCGACATCATTGAAGACGGATGGTGCGACGATGGTTTTTCCCCCGCAATTCATTCCGGATCCGCCTACGCTTGAAAACTATCAAACTGTGACAGAAAAGTTTCCAATGCTGCGATTTTTGTGGAATTCGGTCATTGTTGCCGTACTTACGACACTAGGGCAAATGACATTTAGTTCGATGGCTGCCTATGCATTCGCAAGGATGCATTTTAAAGGCAGAGATCAGCTGTTTTTATTATATCTGGCGACGATGATGGTGCCGGCACAGGTGACGATGATCCCTCAATTTATGCTGATTCGGGAATTTAATTGGCTGGATTCTTATATGGGACTGATCATTCCGACAATGTTTGGGGTATTTGGGACTTTTCTCATGAGGCAGGCGATGCTAAGCATTCCTCGCGAGCTTGAGGAAGCAGCGTTTATGGACGGCGCCAATCATTTCAAAGTGTTTTTCCATGTCTGTCTGCCGCTGATAAAACCGATGCTGGCGGCTTTAGGAATATTTACATTTATGCAATCTTGGAACAACTTTCTTTGGCCGTTAATTGTCGTCAGTAATGAAAAGTTAGCGACGTTGCCGCTCGGCCTGTCTTTATTAGAGGGGCGCTGGTCAACGGACTGGGGGTTAATGATGTCAGGCGTTGTCATTAGCATTGTTCCTATATTACTCGTCTATCTTTTCGCTCAAAAATACTTCATTCAAGGGATGACGATGAGCGGAATGAAAGAATAA
- a CDS encoding carbohydrate ABC transporter permease codes for MVGMTRRKTLFWLCVFLLPNLLGFLMFVGVPIVSSLVISFTNWDLLGEIQFTGLENYTRLVQDPEFWRSFGNTLFFIIGYLPLVLIFGLASALLLNQQMRFRPFFRATFFLPVITSWVAVSLIWKWLYNPEYGLINYVLSVIGIDGPQWLNDPDTAMIGIILASAWKDIGFVMVLYLGGLQNISSSYYEAASIDGAGKLRQLLSITIPLLAPTTFFVTIISLINSFQVFDQVMIMTEGGPGGSTIVMVQNIYNHAFRYYEMGYASAMSWMLFIVIFICTWIQMKFQDRGVK; via the coding sequence ATGGTTGGGATGACGAGAAGAAAAACGTTGTTTTGGCTTTGTGTTTTTCTTTTACCGAATCTTTTAGGTTTTTTGATGTTTGTCGGCGTACCCATTGTTTCGTCACTCGTCATCAGCTTTACGAATTGGGATTTGTTAGGGGAAATTCAGTTTACCGGGCTTGAGAACTATACGAGGCTCGTGCAAGACCCAGAATTTTGGCGGTCCTTTGGCAACACATTGTTCTTTATCATCGGGTATTTACCGCTCGTCTTAATCTTTGGGCTTGCCAGTGCTCTGTTATTAAATCAGCAGATGAGATTTCGTCCTTTTTTCAGGGCAACGTTCTTTTTGCCAGTTATTACGAGCTGGGTCGCGGTCTCGCTCATTTGGAAATGGCTTTATAACCCTGAGTATGGATTGATTAACTATGTGTTGTCGGTGATTGGCATTGATGGTCCGCAATGGCTGAACGATCCTGATACCGCAATGATTGGTATCATTTTAGCAAGTGCTTGGAAAGATATCGGGTTTGTGATGGTTTTATATTTAGGTGGCTTGCAAAACATCTCTTCGTCTTATTATGAAGCCGCTTCCATTGATGGTGCAGGCAAGCTTCGACAGCTTTTAAGCATTACGATCCCGCTCCTTGCACCGACGACTTTTTTTGTCACAATTATTTCGTTAATTAATTCCTTTCAAGTGTTTGATCAGGTGATGATCATGACAGAGGGTGGACCCGGTGGCTCAACGATCGTGATGGTACAGAACATCTACAATCATGCGTTTCGTTATTACGAAATGGGCTATGCGTCTGCGATGAGCTGGATGCTCTTTATCGTCATCTTTATCTGCACATGGATTCAAATGAAGTTTCAGGATCGAGGGGTGAAATAG